From a single Azospirillum fermentarium genomic region:
- a CDS encoding methylated-DNA--[protein]-cysteine S-methyltransferase, which translates to MTARRITIDSPLGPLTITARDGAVTVLDWGGGDGTVSGDPLLDEAAAQLDAYFTGRLQRFDLPLQPAGTAFQRRVWDLMLTIPYGQTWTYGTMARHLGSAARAVGGACGRNPIPIIIPCHRVVGGGTSPGGYSGQGGLITKAHLLDLERRHALQPAT; encoded by the coding sequence ATGACCGCCCGCCGCATCACCATCGACAGCCCGCTCGGCCCCCTGACCATCACCGCCCGGGACGGGGCGGTGACCGTGCTGGACTGGGGCGGGGGGGACGGCACCGTGTCCGGCGACCCGCTGCTGGACGAGGCGGCGGCGCAACTGGACGCCTATTTCACGGGACGCCTGCAGCGCTTCGACCTGCCGCTGCAGCCCGCCGGCACCGCCTTTCAGCGGCGGGTGTGGGATCTGATGCTGACCATCCCCTATGGCCAGACCTGGACCTACGGCACCATGGCCCGGCATCTGGGCAGTGCGGCGCGGGCGGTGGGGGGTGCCTGCGGGCGCAACCCCATTCCCATCATCATTCCCTGTCACCGGGTGGTCGGCGGCGGCACCAGCCCCGGCGGCTATTCCGGCCAGGGCGGCCTGATCACCAAGGCCCATCTTCTCGATCTGGAGCGGCGCCACGCGCTGCAGCCGGCAACCTGA
- a CDS encoding thioredoxin domain-containing protein, which translates to MTDTSQGRNLLGFETSPYLLQHRDNPVHWVPWGEAAFARARAENKPVLLSVGYAACHWCHVMAHESFENPAIAAVMNDLFVCIKVDREERPDVDHIYQNALGLLGQPGGWPLTMFLTPDAEPFWGGTYFPPAPRYGRPGFVEVLQGVADTYHREPAKVTRNVEALKDALTQMAENRSGDPGIDPTILNRIAARLVQEVDPVHGGIGQAPKFPQVPIFGLLWRAALRTGRPDLYDAVTRTLTAMSQGGIYDHLGGGFARYSVDDRWLVPHFEKMLYDNAQLMELLTLVWQDSRTPLFAERVHGIADWVLREMVAEGGGFASTLDADSEGEEGLFYIWNVDEIDRLLGGDAALFKRVYDITPAGNFEGASIPNRIGHPDPLSAAEEDTLARCRAVLLAERSTRVRPGWDDKVLADWNGLMIAALAGAGQVFAQPAWIAAARDAFAFVTTTMSTGGRLVHAWRAGQGRGSATLDDYAAMARAALALAEATGDQAYVAQAAAWTGVLDRHYWDGERGGYFFTADDAEGLIVRIKSVHDAATPNGNGTMVEVLARLYALTGEERYRTRADALVAAFAGELGRNFFPLATFLNGLELVTDPLQIVIAGDPDGADTRALARTVLDRALPGRILTIAAPGQALPPGHPAAGKTMTGGAATAYVCRGMTCAAPVTTPAALASSLDAIAEAQA; encoded by the coding sequence CCATGGGGGGAGGCGGCCTTTGCCCGCGCCCGTGCGGAGAACAAGCCGGTGCTGCTGTCGGTGGGCTATGCCGCCTGCCACTGGTGCCACGTGATGGCGCACGAATCCTTCGAGAACCCGGCCATCGCCGCGGTGATGAACGACCTGTTCGTCTGCATCAAGGTGGACCGGGAGGAACGGCCCGACGTGGACCACATCTACCAGAACGCGCTCGGCCTGCTGGGCCAGCCGGGGGGATGGCCGCTGACCATGTTCCTGACGCCCGACGCCGAGCCGTTCTGGGGCGGCACCTATTTCCCGCCGGCCCCCCGCTATGGCCGCCCCGGTTTCGTGGAGGTGCTGCAGGGGGTGGCCGACACCTACCACCGGGAACCGGCCAAGGTGACCCGCAATGTGGAGGCGCTGAAGGACGCCCTGACCCAGATGGCGGAGAACCGCAGCGGTGATCCGGGGATCGACCCCACCATCCTCAACCGCATCGCCGCCCGGCTGGTGCAGGAGGTGGACCCGGTTCACGGCGGCATCGGACAGGCGCCGAAGTTCCCCCAGGTTCCCATCTTCGGCCTGCTGTGGCGGGCGGCCCTGCGCACCGGACGGCCCGACCTGTACGACGCCGTGACCCGCACCCTGACCGCCATGAGCCAGGGCGGGATTTACGACCATCTGGGCGGCGGCTTCGCCCGCTATTCGGTGGACGACCGCTGGCTGGTGCCGCACTTCGAAAAGATGCTCTACGACAACGCCCAACTGATGGAGCTGCTGACCCTCGTCTGGCAGGACAGCCGCACGCCGCTGTTCGCCGAGCGTGTCCACGGGATCGCCGATTGGGTGCTGCGGGAGATGGTGGCCGAGGGCGGCGGCTTCGCCAGCACGCTGGATGCCGACAGCGAGGGGGAGGAGGGCCTCTTCTACATCTGGAACGTGGACGAGATCGACCGCCTGCTGGGCGGGGACGCGGCCCTGTTCAAGCGCGTCTACGACATCACGCCCGCGGGCAATTTCGAAGGGGCCAGCATCCCCAACCGCATCGGCCACCCCGACCCGCTGAGCGCGGCGGAGGAGGACACGCTGGCCCGCTGCCGCGCCGTCCTGCTGGCCGAGCGGTCCACGCGGGTGCGCCCCGGCTGGGACGACAAGGTGCTGGCCGACTGGAACGGGCTGATGATCGCCGCCCTGGCCGGTGCCGGACAGGTGTTCGCCCAGCCCGCCTGGATCGCCGCCGCCCGTGATGCCTTCGCCTTCGTCACCACGACCATGAGCACCGGCGGGCGGCTGGTCCATGCCTGGCGGGCGGGCCAGGGGCGGGGCAGCGCCACGCTGGACGATTACGCCGCCATGGCCCGCGCCGCCCTGGCCCTGGCCGAGGCCACCGGGGATCAGGCGTATGTGGCCCAGGCCGCGGCCTGGACCGGGGTGCTCGACCGCCATTACTGGGACGGGGAGCGCGGCGGCTATTTCTTCACCGCCGACGACGCCGAGGGGCTGATCGTCCGCATCAAGTCGGTCCACGACGCCGCCACCCCCAACGGCAACGGCACCATGGTGGAGGTGCTGGCCCGCCTGTACGCCCTGACCGGGGAGGAGCGTTACCGCACCCGCGCCGACGCCCTCGTCGCCGCCTTCGCCGGGGAGCTGGGGCGGAACTTCTTCCCCCTGGCCACCTTCCTCAACGGGCTGGAACTGGTCACCGACCCGCTGCAGATCGTCATCGCTGGCGATCCCGACGGGGCGGACACCCGGGCGCTTGCCCGCACGGTGCTGGACCGGGCGCTGCCGGGCCGCATCCTGACCATCGCCGCACCGGGGCAGGCCCTGCCGCCCGGCCACCCGGCGGCGGGCAAGACCATGACCGGCGGCGCGGCCACCGCCTATGTCTGCCGCGGCATGACCTGCGCCGCGCCGGTCACCACCCCTGCAGCCCTGGCCTCCAGCCTGGATGCCATCGCGGAGGCGCAGGCATGA